The proteins below are encoded in one region of Centropristis striata isolate RG_2023a ecotype Rhode Island chromosome 12, C.striata_1.0, whole genome shotgun sequence:
- the pld7 gene encoding 5'-3' exonuclease PLD3 isoform X5: MNRKGGKPVSRIPTFHKRPIGAGQTPELPVPRKDSPVSAQPPERAGSGSVEASKSKPPDVRETALPLPSVRVPKLLFEAPSPFSGTEEAAAAAHSPLITAPKSLSESMQFSSMTASPRPALRPQPGSQQHAPEQDQSRTYEIEADTVQDAPISHLEGSVSQKQLEETEKYGVEPEGSILLVASGDNEKTESADVPHTAEVSQEEAIMDEQPPWETEPMNILDYKDSRSSSDVECEDSLPDEKSEGCDSEEVQEQHVPLVSQSQVSDVAEDEAIVEDASPPERPVKAPSSKSTKSSGCSSFALFFFLPTTLLLLGGFGQHVWHYGLPLSVVQLTAQMELHWLEGFGLVPEPCTTDCRVRLVESIPEGLYQSSPSSRQSIADSWLHLLDKANHSVNIAAFYFTLRDGEVAHSSDSQGRMVFEQLKQLQSKGVKLQIAVNAPQTSTQDTKELAATGAEVREVDLKAVTGGIVHTKLWVVDQKHLYLGSANMDWRSLTQVKEVGLSVEDCSCLAQDAFRIFGVYWSIGGANNGSLPPYWPARLSALSSSHNPLRLKFNGVPAQVYLSSAPPQISARGRSDDLSTILSVINDAQKLIYISVMDFLPLSQFTEPLRFWPAIDSALRAAACTRRVQVRLLVSCWKHSPAAMFPFLQSLLVLNRPHLECDIEVKIFTVPSTAQQMKIPFARVNHAKYMVTDRVVYIGTSNWSQNYFTQTAGVGLVVNQTGSKVQKGQETLQSQAEDLFLRDWTSQYASTLSVDDMDVCPRGPH; the protein is encoded by the exons ATGAACCGCAAAGGAGGGAAACCCGTCTCCAGAATCCCCACTTTCCACAAACGACCCATCGGTGCGGGCCAGACCCCGGAGCTGCCTGTTCCCAGGAAAGATTCCCCTGTCTCTGCTCAGCCCCCAGAGAGAGCTGGGAGCGGCAGTGTGGAGGCCTCCAAGTCCAAGCCGCCCGATGTCAGAGAAACAGCACTGCCTCTGCCATCGGTCCGGGTCCCTAAACTCCTCTTTGAAGCCCCGTCTCCCTTCAGCGGCACAGAAGAAGCCGCTGCTGCAGCCCATAGCCCTCTAATTACTGCACCCAAGAGTCTGTCTGAGTCTATGCAGTTCTCCTCTATGACCGCAAGCCCCAGGCCTGCCCTCAGACCACAGCCAGGCTCACAGCAACATGCACCAGAGCAAGACCAGAGCAGAACATATGAAATAGAAGCCGACACCGTACAGGATGCCCCCATAAGTCACCTTGAAGGCTCCGTCAGCCAAAAACAATTGGAAGAAACGGAGAAGTACGGCGTTGAGCCTGAAGGCAGCATTCTCCTCGTTGCCTCTGGGGACAATGAAAAGACAGAGTCTGCAGACGTCCCTCACACAGCTGAGGTGAGCCAAGAGGAGGCGATTATGGACGAACAGCCACCGTGGGAGACGGAGCCGATGAACATACTGGACTATAAGGACAGTAGATCTTCATCAGATGTCGAATGTGAGGATAGTTTGCCAGATGAGAAGTCTGAGGGCTGTGATtcagaggaggtgcaggagcaGCATGTACCTCTCGTCAGCCAGTCACAGGTTTCAGATGTTGCAGAGGACGAGGCCATTGTTGAAGACGCGTCTCCACCAGAGAGGCCTGTTAAAGCTCCATCCTCCAAGTCAACAAAG AGCTCAGGATGCTCCAGTTTTGCCCTGTTCTTCTTCCTGCCCACCACCTTGCTGCTTCTCGGTGGCTTTGGCCAGCATGTCTGGCACTACGGCCTTCCCCTGTCTGTGGTCCAGCTCACTGCTCAGATGGAGCTGCACTGGCTGGAGGGCTTTGGCTTGGTACCAGAGCCCTGCACCACTGACTGTCG GGTGCGCCTGGTGGAGAGCATCCCTGAGGGTCTGTACCAGTCTTCTCCCTCGTCCAGACAGAGCATCGCAGACAGCTGGTTACACCTGCTGGACAAAGCCAACCACTCGGTCAACATCGCTGCTTTCTACTTCACTCTACGAGACGGCGAGGTCGCACACTCCTCTGACTCTCAG GGAAGAATGGTCTTTGAGCAACTTAAACAATTGCAATCTAAAGGTGTGAAACTGCAGATCGCTGTAAATGCCCCCCAGACCTCGACTCAAGACACTAAAGAATTGGCTGCAACAG gTGCAGAGGTCAGAGAGGTGGACCTGAAGGCTGTAACTGGAGGCATTGTCCACACCAAGCTGTGGGTGGTGGACCAAAAGCACCTCTACCTGGGTAGTGCTAACATGGACTGGCGCTCTCTAACTCAG GTGAAGGAGGTGGGCCTGTCAGTGGAGGACTGCAGCTGTCTGGCTCAGGATGCCTTTAGGATCTTTGGGGTTTACTGGAGCATCGGTGGTGCAAACAACGGCTCTCTACCTCCATACTGGCCTGCTCGTCTCTCTGCCCTGTCCAGCTCCCACAATCCACTGCGCCTGAAGTTCAATGGAGTGCCTGCTCAAGTCTACCTGTCT AGCGCCCCACCACAGATCTCAGCCCGCGGACGCTCTGACGATCTCTCCACCATCCTGTCTGTCATCAACGACGCACagaaattaatttacatttctgtcATGGACTTTCTTCCTCTGTCTCAGTTCACAGAGCCACTCAG gttcTGGCCGGCCATCGACTCGGCCCTGCGGGCTGCAGCCTGCACCAGGAGGGTTCAGGTCAGACTGCTGGTCAGCTGCTGGAAGCACTCACCTGCCGCCATGTTCCCCTTCCTGCAGTCCCTGCTGGTGCTCAACAGGCCTCATCTGGAATGTGACATTGAAGTG AAAATCTTTACGGTGCCTTCAACAGCGCAGCAGATGAAGATCCCCTTTGCACGAGTCAATCACGCTAAGTACATGGTTACAGACAGAGTGGTCTACATAG GGACCTCCAACTGGTCACAGAACTACTTCACCCAGACAGCTGGAGTGGGTTTGGTGGTGAACCAGACCGGCTCCAAGGTTCAAAAAGGCCAAGAGACTCTGCAGAGCCAGGCGGAGGATCTGTTCCTCAGAGACTGGACGTCTCAGTATGCCAGCACTCTGTCTGTGGACGACATGGACGTGTGCCCTCGTGGCCCTCACTGA
- the pld7 gene encoding 5'-3' exonuclease PLD3 isoform X4, protein MESDESDSETVQGQVMEEHQSPQAADVEEDTAEESGVTDLKYCSVVLDRFDAEEKLARKELEEKEDMNRKGGKPVSRIPTFHKRPIGAGQTPELPVPRKDSPVSAQPPERAGSGSVEASKSKPPDVRETALPLPSVRVPKLLFEAPSPFSGTEEAAAAAHSPLITAPKSLSESMQFSSMTASPRPALRPQPGSQQHAPEQDQSRTYEIEADTVQDAPISHLEGSVSQKQLEETEKYGVEPEGSILLVASGDNEKTESADVPHTAEVSQEEAIMDEQPPWETEPMNILDYKDSRSSSDVECEDSLPDEKSEGCDSEEVQEQHVPLVSQSQVSDVAEDEAIVEDASPPERPVKAPSSKSTKSSGCSSFALFFFLPTTLLLLGGFGQHVWHYGLPLSVVQLTAQMELHWLEGFGLVPEPCTTDCRVRLVESIPEGLYQSSPSSRQSIADSWLHLLDKANHSVNIAAFYFTLRDGEVAHSSDSQGRMVFEQLKQLQSKGVKLQIAVNAPQTSTQDTKELAATGAEVREVDLKAVTGGIVHTKLWVVDQKHLYLGSANMDWRSLTQVKEVGLSVEDCSCLAQDAFRIFGVYWSIGGANNGSLPPYWPARLSALSSSHNPLRLKFNGVPAQVYLSSAPPQISARGRSDDLSTILSVINDAQKLIYISVMDFLPLSQFTEPLRFWPAIDSALRAAACTRRVQVRLLVSCWKHSPAAMFPFLQSLLVLNRPHLECDIEVKIFTVPSTAQQMKIPFARVNHAKYMVTDRVVYIGTSNWSQNYFTQTAGVGLVVNQTGSKVQKGQETLQSQAEDLFLRDWTSQYASTLSVDDMDVCPRGPH, encoded by the exons AAAGAGCTTGAGGAGAAAGAAGACATGAACCGCAAAGGAGGGAAACCCGTCTCCAGAATCCCCACTTTCCACAAACGACCCATCGGTGCGGGCCAGACCCCGGAGCTGCCTGTTCCCAGGAAAGATTCCCCTGTCTCTGCTCAGCCCCCAGAGAGAGCTGGGAGCGGCAGTGTGGAGGCCTCCAAGTCCAAGCCGCCCGATGTCAGAGAAACAGCACTGCCTCTGCCATCGGTCCGGGTCCCTAAACTCCTCTTTGAAGCCCCGTCTCCCTTCAGCGGCACAGAAGAAGCCGCTGCTGCAGCCCATAGCCCTCTAATTACTGCACCCAAGAGTCTGTCTGAGTCTATGCAGTTCTCCTCTATGACCGCAAGCCCCAGGCCTGCCCTCAGACCACAGCCAGGCTCACAGCAACATGCACCAGAGCAAGACCAGAGCAGAACATATGAAATAGAAGCCGACACCGTACAGGATGCCCCCATAAGTCACCTTGAAGGCTCCGTCAGCCAAAAACAATTGGAAGAAACGGAGAAGTACGGCGTTGAGCCTGAAGGCAGCATTCTCCTCGTTGCCTCTGGGGACAATGAAAAGACAGAGTCTGCAGACGTCCCTCACACAGCTGAGGTGAGCCAAGAGGAGGCGATTATGGACGAACAGCCACCGTGGGAGACGGAGCCGATGAACATACTGGACTATAAGGACAGTAGATCTTCATCAGATGTCGAATGTGAGGATAGTTTGCCAGATGAGAAGTCTGAGGGCTGTGATtcagaggaggtgcaggagcaGCATGTACCTCTCGTCAGCCAGTCACAGGTTTCAGATGTTGCAGAGGACGAGGCCATTGTTGAAGACGCGTCTCCACCAGAGAGGCCTGTTAAAGCTCCATCCTCCAAGTCAACAAAG AGCTCAGGATGCTCCAGTTTTGCCCTGTTCTTCTTCCTGCCCACCACCTTGCTGCTTCTCGGTGGCTTTGGCCAGCATGTCTGGCACTACGGCCTTCCCCTGTCTGTGGTCCAGCTCACTGCTCAGATGGAGCTGCACTGGCTGGAGGGCTTTGGCTTGGTACCAGAGCCCTGCACCACTGACTGTCG GGTGCGCCTGGTGGAGAGCATCCCTGAGGGTCTGTACCAGTCTTCTCCCTCGTCCAGACAGAGCATCGCAGACAGCTGGTTACACCTGCTGGACAAAGCCAACCACTCGGTCAACATCGCTGCTTTCTACTTCACTCTACGAGACGGCGAGGTCGCACACTCCTCTGACTCTCAG GGAAGAATGGTCTTTGAGCAACTTAAACAATTGCAATCTAAAGGTGTGAAACTGCAGATCGCTGTAAATGCCCCCCAGACCTCGACTCAAGACACTAAAGAATTGGCTGCAACAG gTGCAGAGGTCAGAGAGGTGGACCTGAAGGCTGTAACTGGAGGCATTGTCCACACCAAGCTGTGGGTGGTGGACCAAAAGCACCTCTACCTGGGTAGTGCTAACATGGACTGGCGCTCTCTAACTCAG GTGAAGGAGGTGGGCCTGTCAGTGGAGGACTGCAGCTGTCTGGCTCAGGATGCCTTTAGGATCTTTGGGGTTTACTGGAGCATCGGTGGTGCAAACAACGGCTCTCTACCTCCATACTGGCCTGCTCGTCTCTCTGCCCTGTCCAGCTCCCACAATCCACTGCGCCTGAAGTTCAATGGAGTGCCTGCTCAAGTCTACCTGTCT AGCGCCCCACCACAGATCTCAGCCCGCGGACGCTCTGACGATCTCTCCACCATCCTGTCTGTCATCAACGACGCACagaaattaatttacatttctgtcATGGACTTTCTTCCTCTGTCTCAGTTCACAGAGCCACTCAG gttcTGGCCGGCCATCGACTCGGCCCTGCGGGCTGCAGCCTGCACCAGGAGGGTTCAGGTCAGACTGCTGGTCAGCTGCTGGAAGCACTCACCTGCCGCCATGTTCCCCTTCCTGCAGTCCCTGCTGGTGCTCAACAGGCCTCATCTGGAATGTGACATTGAAGTG AAAATCTTTACGGTGCCTTCAACAGCGCAGCAGATGAAGATCCCCTTTGCACGAGTCAATCACGCTAAGTACATGGTTACAGACAGAGTGGTCTACATAG GGACCTCCAACTGGTCACAGAACTACTTCACCCAGACAGCTGGAGTGGGTTTGGTGGTGAACCAGACCGGCTCCAAGGTTCAAAAAGGCCAAGAGACTCTGCAGAGCCAGGCGGAGGATCTGTTCCTCAGAGACTGGACGTCTCAGTATGCCAGCACTCTGTCTGTGGACGACATGGACGTGTGCCCTCGTGGCCCTCACTGA
- the pld7 gene encoding 5'-3' exonuclease PLD3 isoform X3, giving the protein MQESDESDSETVQGQVMEEHQSPQAADVEEDTAEESGVTDLKYCSVVLDRFDAEEKLARKELEEKEDMNRKGGKPVSRIPTFHKRPIGAGQTPELPVPRKDSPVSAQPPERAGSGSVEASKSKPPDVRETALPLPSVRVPKLLFEAPSPFSGTEEAAAAAHSPLITAPKSLSESMQFSSMTASPRPALRPQPGSQQHAPEQDQSRTYEIEADTVQDAPISHLEGSVSQKQLEETEKYGVEPEGSILLVASGDNEKTESADVPHTAEVSQEEAIMDEQPPWETEPMNILDYKDSRSSSDVECEDSLPDEKSEGCDSEEVQEQHVPLVSQSQVSDVAEDEAIVEDASPPERPVKAPSSKSTKSSGCSSFALFFFLPTTLLLLGGFGQHVWHYGLPLSVVQLTAQMELHWLEGFGLVPEPCTTDCRVRLVESIPEGLYQSSPSSRQSIADSWLHLLDKANHSVNIAAFYFTLRDGEVAHSSDSQGRMVFEQLKQLQSKGVKLQIAVNAPQTSTQDTKELAATGAEVREVDLKAVTGGIVHTKLWVVDQKHLYLGSANMDWRSLTQVKEVGLSVEDCSCLAQDAFRIFGVYWSIGGANNGSLPPYWPARLSALSSSHNPLRLKFNGVPAQVYLSSAPPQISARGRSDDLSTILSVINDAQKLIYISVMDFLPLSQFTEPLRFWPAIDSALRAAACTRRVQVRLLVSCWKHSPAAMFPFLQSLLVLNRPHLECDIEVKIFTVPSTAQQMKIPFARVNHAKYMVTDRVVYIGTSNWSQNYFTQTAGVGLVVNQTGSKVQKGQETLQSQAEDLFLRDWTSQYASTLSVDDMDVCPRGPH; this is encoded by the exons AAAGAGCTTGAGGAGAAAGAAGACATGAACCGCAAAGGAGGGAAACCCGTCTCCAGAATCCCCACTTTCCACAAACGACCCATCGGTGCGGGCCAGACCCCGGAGCTGCCTGTTCCCAGGAAAGATTCCCCTGTCTCTGCTCAGCCCCCAGAGAGAGCTGGGAGCGGCAGTGTGGAGGCCTCCAAGTCCAAGCCGCCCGATGTCAGAGAAACAGCACTGCCTCTGCCATCGGTCCGGGTCCCTAAACTCCTCTTTGAAGCCCCGTCTCCCTTCAGCGGCACAGAAGAAGCCGCTGCTGCAGCCCATAGCCCTCTAATTACTGCACCCAAGAGTCTGTCTGAGTCTATGCAGTTCTCCTCTATGACCGCAAGCCCCAGGCCTGCCCTCAGACCACAGCCAGGCTCACAGCAACATGCACCAGAGCAAGACCAGAGCAGAACATATGAAATAGAAGCCGACACCGTACAGGATGCCCCCATAAGTCACCTTGAAGGCTCCGTCAGCCAAAAACAATTGGAAGAAACGGAGAAGTACGGCGTTGAGCCTGAAGGCAGCATTCTCCTCGTTGCCTCTGGGGACAATGAAAAGACAGAGTCTGCAGACGTCCCTCACACAGCTGAGGTGAGCCAAGAGGAGGCGATTATGGACGAACAGCCACCGTGGGAGACGGAGCCGATGAACATACTGGACTATAAGGACAGTAGATCTTCATCAGATGTCGAATGTGAGGATAGTTTGCCAGATGAGAAGTCTGAGGGCTGTGATtcagaggaggtgcaggagcaGCATGTACCTCTCGTCAGCCAGTCACAGGTTTCAGATGTTGCAGAGGACGAGGCCATTGTTGAAGACGCGTCTCCACCAGAGAGGCCTGTTAAAGCTCCATCCTCCAAGTCAACAAAG AGCTCAGGATGCTCCAGTTTTGCCCTGTTCTTCTTCCTGCCCACCACCTTGCTGCTTCTCGGTGGCTTTGGCCAGCATGTCTGGCACTACGGCCTTCCCCTGTCTGTGGTCCAGCTCACTGCTCAGATGGAGCTGCACTGGCTGGAGGGCTTTGGCTTGGTACCAGAGCCCTGCACCACTGACTGTCG GGTGCGCCTGGTGGAGAGCATCCCTGAGGGTCTGTACCAGTCTTCTCCCTCGTCCAGACAGAGCATCGCAGACAGCTGGTTACACCTGCTGGACAAAGCCAACCACTCGGTCAACATCGCTGCTTTCTACTTCACTCTACGAGACGGCGAGGTCGCACACTCCTCTGACTCTCAG GGAAGAATGGTCTTTGAGCAACTTAAACAATTGCAATCTAAAGGTGTGAAACTGCAGATCGCTGTAAATGCCCCCCAGACCTCGACTCAAGACACTAAAGAATTGGCTGCAACAG gTGCAGAGGTCAGAGAGGTGGACCTGAAGGCTGTAACTGGAGGCATTGTCCACACCAAGCTGTGGGTGGTGGACCAAAAGCACCTCTACCTGGGTAGTGCTAACATGGACTGGCGCTCTCTAACTCAG GTGAAGGAGGTGGGCCTGTCAGTGGAGGACTGCAGCTGTCTGGCTCAGGATGCCTTTAGGATCTTTGGGGTTTACTGGAGCATCGGTGGTGCAAACAACGGCTCTCTACCTCCATACTGGCCTGCTCGTCTCTCTGCCCTGTCCAGCTCCCACAATCCACTGCGCCTGAAGTTCAATGGAGTGCCTGCTCAAGTCTACCTGTCT AGCGCCCCACCACAGATCTCAGCCCGCGGACGCTCTGACGATCTCTCCACCATCCTGTCTGTCATCAACGACGCACagaaattaatttacatttctgtcATGGACTTTCTTCCTCTGTCTCAGTTCACAGAGCCACTCAG gttcTGGCCGGCCATCGACTCGGCCCTGCGGGCTGCAGCCTGCACCAGGAGGGTTCAGGTCAGACTGCTGGTCAGCTGCTGGAAGCACTCACCTGCCGCCATGTTCCCCTTCCTGCAGTCCCTGCTGGTGCTCAACAGGCCTCATCTGGAATGTGACATTGAAGTG AAAATCTTTACGGTGCCTTCAACAGCGCAGCAGATGAAGATCCCCTTTGCACGAGTCAATCACGCTAAGTACATGGTTACAGACAGAGTGGTCTACATAG GGACCTCCAACTGGTCACAGAACTACTTCACCCAGACAGCTGGAGTGGGTTTGGTGGTGAACCAGACCGGCTCCAAGGTTCAAAAAGGCCAAGAGACTCTGCAGAGCCAGGCGGAGGATCTGTTCCTCAGAGACTGGACGTCTCAGTATGCCAGCACTCTGTCTGTGGACGACATGGACGTGTGCCCTCGTGGCCCTCACTGA